Proteins co-encoded in one Aquabacterium sp. A3 genomic window:
- a CDS encoding PEP-CTERM sorting domain-containing protein: MKFISSLIAAAAALALVPAAHAVSLQGGAAQTVAGNLVDDFSTDGLLSFDLGLQTLQPVTLNFVVGANDGGSLPFAALVSNFLGYNVQSLNISLGNGVTFDMLGTAIPAFNSATVGLLNGSEALVSVAGVGEGVHVELGNVFGDTPGATDWTLNLNGLQAGQSFSMTITTAVPEPSAIAMVLAGLGVAAGVARRRQA, from the coding sequence ATGAAGTTCATCTCTTCCCTCATCGCGGCTGCGGCCGCCCTGGCCCTGGTGCCTGCCGCCCACGCCGTGTCGCTGCAAGGCGGCGCCGCCCAAACCGTGGCGGGCAACCTCGTGGACGACTTCTCGACCGACGGCCTGCTGTCGTTCGACCTGGGCCTGCAAACCCTGCAGCCGGTCACGCTGAACTTTGTCGTGGGCGCCAATGACGGTGGCTCGCTGCCCTTCGCGGCCCTGGTCAGCAACTTCCTGGGCTACAACGTTCAGAGCCTGAACATCAGCCTGGGCAACGGCGTGACCTTCGACATGCTGGGCACGGCCATCCCCGCCTTCAACAGCGCCACCGTGGGCCTGCTCAATGGCAGCGAAGCCCTGGTCAGCGTGGCAGGCGTGGGCGAAGGCGTGCATGTGGAGCTGGGCAATGTGTTCGGCGACACCCCCGGTGCCACCGACTGGACGCTCAACCTCAACGGCCTGCAAGCCGGTCAGAGCTTCTCGATGACCATCACCACCGCCGTGCCCGAACCCAGCGCCATCGCCATGGTGCTGGCCGGCCTGGGCGTGGCCGCCGGCGTGGCCCGTCGTCGCCAGGCCTGA